One region of Natronorubrum aibiense genomic DNA includes:
- a CDS encoding CBS domain-containing protein → MDDIFVARVMSSDVHTVTPETLVEDAGKLMLEEDIGSVMIVDEDNRLKGILTTTDFVQIVAERKPKDRTPVSAYMTRDVITVTAQDDIRDAADVMVEHGFHHTPVVDEDEGVIGMLTTSDLASYLSRVETPSPA, encoded by the coding sequence ATGGACGACATTTTCGTTGCGCGAGTCATGTCCTCAGACGTACATACGGTCACGCCGGAGACGCTCGTCGAGGACGCCGGGAAACTGATGCTCGAGGAGGATATCGGCTCGGTGATGATCGTCGACGAAGACAACCGACTCAAGGGCATTCTGACGACGACGGACTTCGTACAGATCGTCGCCGAACGCAAACCCAAAGACCGGACGCCGGTATCGGCGTACATGACCCGAGACGTAATTACGGTCACCGCACAGGACGACATCCGCGACGCTGCGGACGTGATGGTCGAACACGGCTTCCACCACACCCCCGTCGTCGACGAAGACGAGGGCGTCATCGGGATGCTCACCACGTCGGATCTGGCGTCGTACCTCTCTCGCGTGGAGACGCCGAGCCCAGCGTAA
- a CDS encoding PD-(D/E)XK nuclease family protein: MASPPFPLEGTCKLLPEPVPSDALFDRLATEYAALADEYGPRNVLVLKRHPAGLESLTDALTGVDATTDSPRSPRVESLPEHASKVLEEYDPTLDRLEYEERIELISLVIDGASRDVPDYLERAASHESFARDVGQLLLEATRQRLRLDEFDAAPHDCLAFLYAMNDRFHAELDDRGYVERADVIPQAVDLLESDTDGLRGRIGDSIDAVLAVEFEEYRRLDRRYLAALTRETDLVCLGEHHASVERTRVEPGRIEDHVGDGLEIEHLDALAETDDGDPPHRAITRFLATGDTPASDTANQPSGRTRRIRARTAREQVKRVATEIQALRDRHDWRYDDFAIAVPRIERVPETRSQLREAGVPTATIGTPSLAEDPAVNELYAFVTLQCDLERGGDRLDRLVADDARTADDPRTVAIERLRARVDDFSPELLASCAGSSVSRSLERWLHRADLKGRIAREETWVDAREQYEGVRRVLEIARFVEETDLVGPDWQGLRRMLRRTIQYDAPYVHAVETQSPTGGVAVCAVDDLKYDSREAVFLLDLIDDNYPGEQFLTQLFPTAWLREMPSYPAVTDPAPAELTATFDTVAPDGVGDPFETYHAHRSRRRLALASRAARTRLYCCSYERGSGGLRRTYDESRYLHLLDATPGLELAAVDDEPTAAIHGETNALEALLAHPHGELERILREASTGGEADLGTTEELFEEIAVVLEEGDIDDELAEAVRSQFEFAAGEVVRND, from the coding sequence ATGGCGTCCCCGCCGTTCCCGCTCGAGGGCACGTGCAAACTCCTCCCCGAGCCCGTCCCGAGCGACGCGTTGTTCGATCGTCTGGCCACGGAGTACGCCGCCCTCGCCGACGAGTACGGCCCCCGGAACGTCCTCGTCCTGAAACGACATCCGGCGGGCCTCGAGTCGCTGACTGACGCCCTGACTGGCGTCGACGCGACGACCGACTCGCCGCGATCACCGCGCGTCGAGTCGCTGCCGGAGCACGCCTCGAAAGTGCTCGAGGAGTACGACCCGACGCTCGATCGCCTCGAGTACGAGGAGCGTATCGAACTCATCTCGCTGGTGATCGACGGCGCTAGCCGTGACGTACCGGACTACCTCGAGCGCGCGGCGAGTCACGAGAGCTTCGCCCGCGACGTCGGGCAACTGCTGCTCGAAGCGACCCGACAGCGGCTTCGGCTCGACGAGTTCGACGCCGCCCCCCACGACTGTCTGGCGTTTCTCTACGCGATGAACGATCGCTTCCACGCGGAACTCGACGACCGCGGATACGTCGAACGGGCGGACGTGATCCCACAGGCCGTCGACCTGCTCGAGTCGGATACGGACGGCCTGCGCGGCCGAATCGGCGATTCGATCGACGCCGTCCTCGCCGTCGAGTTCGAGGAGTACCGACGGCTCGATCGGCGCTATCTCGCGGCGCTCACCCGTGAGACGGACCTCGTCTGTCTCGGTGAGCACCACGCCAGCGTCGAGCGGACACGCGTCGAACCCGGTCGCATCGAGGATCACGTCGGCGACGGTCTCGAGATCGAGCACCTCGATGCGCTCGCGGAGACAGACGATGGAGACCCACCACACCGAGCGATAACGCGATTTCTGGCTACGGGGGACACGCCCGCGTCGGACACGGCGAACCAGCCGTCCGGACGGACACGCCGAATCCGGGCTCGAACCGCCCGCGAACAGGTCAAACGCGTCGCCACCGAAATTCAAGCGCTTCGCGACCGCCACGACTGGCGATACGACGACTTCGCCATCGCGGTGCCGCGGATCGAGCGGGTGCCAGAGACGCGATCTCAACTCCGTGAAGCCGGCGTGCCGACGGCGACGATCGGCACGCCCTCGCTCGCTGAGGACCCCGCCGTCAACGAACTATATGCGTTCGTCACGTTGCAGTGTGACCTCGAGCGAGGCGGTGATCGGCTCGATCGACTCGTCGCCGACGACGCTCGCACGGCGGACGATCCCCGTACGGTCGCGATCGAGCGCCTTCGGGCTCGCGTCGACGACTTCTCGCCCGAGCTGCTCGCGTCGTGTGCCGGCTCGAGCGTCTCTCGGTCGCTCGAGCGCTGGCTCCATCGTGCGGATCTGAAGGGGCGAATCGCCCGCGAGGAGACGTGGGTCGACGCGCGCGAACAGTACGAAGGCGTTCGTCGCGTGCTCGAGATCGCCCGGTTCGTCGAAGAGACGGATCTCGTCGGCCCGGACTGGCAGGGGTTGCGACGGATGCTCCGGCGGACGATCCAGTACGACGCCCCCTACGTCCACGCGGTCGAGACCCAGTCGCCGACCGGCGGCGTCGCGGTCTGTGCCGTCGACGACCTGAAATACGACTCGCGGGAAGCCGTCTTCCTGCTCGATCTGATCGACGACAACTACCCCGGCGAGCAGTTTCTCACGCAGCTGTTCCCGACGGCGTGGCTGCGCGAAATGCCGTCGTATCCGGCCGTCACCGATCCCGCTCCCGCCGAACTGACGGCGACGTTCGACACCGTCGCGCCCGACGGCGTCGGCGACCCGTTCGAAACGTACCACGCCCACCGGTCCCGGCGACGGCTCGCTCTCGCATCCCGGGCCGCCCGAACGCGCCTCTACTGTTGTTCGTACGAACGCGGCTCCGGCGGTCTCCGGCGAACGTACGACGAGTCGCGCTACCTGCACCTGCTCGACGCGACACCCGGCCTCGAGCTCGCGGCCGTCGACGACGAACCGACGGCGGCGATCCACGGCGAGACAAACGCTCTCGAGGCGCTGCTCGCCCATCCCCACGGCGAACTCGAGCGAATCCTGCGGGAGGCGAGTACGGGCGGCGAGGCCGACCTCGGGACGACCGAAGAGCTGTTCGAGGAGATCGCAGTCGTCCTCGAGGAGGGCGACATCGACGACGAACTCGCCGAGGCGGTTCGCTCGCAGTTCGAGTTCGCCGCGGGAGAGGTGGTTCGGAATGACTGA
- a CDS encoding PD-(D/E)XK nuclease family protein, producing the protein MTEHARDDETDATKLTVDGLETYLHCPRQYEFAHDHGLAGSDDDTTIDDRVALLRAAICDGLRDGETDHGVLVDAMQDRLEALWADHDEPFHSLAQRRHERRVLEATLEAYVDRVGVDHASGIETLTAETDRRALVGPEIELSSTVSVPGPDGSDETRVSIESTVDYVYADGSAVVGVRFVPTLRSLGLLRYRSDWEGAVAEQFTDHFDPETDVFEPAFVGALFETAVIVGGLRARCEQLGLEDRTCRYIQVPLADRSRTAVNWASETVETSLEEVDLTDAYIDHHTFGMTHEHRNRTVDDRLATVASQLAAGEFEPTDRWDEIASDVCPNCEYSVCCQEYIAQEVRFDG; encoded by the coding sequence ATGACTGAGCACGCACGCGACGACGAGACGGACGCGACGAAACTGACGGTCGACGGCCTCGAGACGTACCTGCACTGTCCGCGCCAGTACGAGTTCGCCCACGACCACGGCCTCGCCGGCAGCGACGACGACACGACGATCGACGACCGCGTTGCCCTCCTTCGGGCGGCGATCTGTGACGGGCTTCGGGATGGTGAGACCGACCACGGGGTCCTCGTCGACGCCATGCAGGACCGGCTCGAGGCGCTGTGGGCCGACCACGACGAGCCGTTTCACTCGCTGGCCCAGCGTCGCCACGAGCGACGGGTGCTCGAGGCAACGCTCGAGGCGTACGTCGACCGCGTCGGCGTCGACCACGCGAGTGGTATCGAGACGTTGACGGCGGAGACCGACCGCAGGGCGCTGGTCGGCCCGGAAATCGAACTCTCGAGTACGGTGTCGGTCCCCGGGCCGGACGGGAGCGACGAGACGCGAGTTTCGATCGAGTCGACCGTCGACTACGTCTACGCCGATGGCTCCGCGGTCGTCGGCGTCCGGTTCGTTCCGACGCTCAGATCGCTCGGCCTGCTCCGCTACCGATCGGACTGGGAAGGAGCCGTCGCCGAGCAGTTCACCGACCACTTCGACCCCGAGACGGACGTCTTCGAACCGGCATTCGTGGGCGCGCTCTTCGAAACGGCCGTCATCGTCGGTGGCCTCCGGGCCCGCTGTGAGCAACTGGGACTCGAGGACCGAACCTGCCGGTACATCCAGGTGCCGCTGGCTGACCGCTCGCGGACGGCCGTTAATTGGGCCAGCGAAACCGTCGAAACGAGCCTCGAGGAGGTAGATTTGACCGACGCCTACATCGACCACCACACGTTTGGCATGACACACGAACACCGCAACCGAACCGTCGACGACCGGCTGGCGACTGTTGCCAGCCAGCTGGCCGCGGGCGAATTCGAGCCGACTGATCGCTGGGACGAGATTGCGAGCGACGTCTGTCCGAACTGTGAGTACAGCGTCTGCTGTCAGGAGTACATCGCTCAGGAGGTCCGATTCGATGGGTGA
- a CDS encoding UvrD-helicase domain-containing protein has product MGERRPAAVDEPKGNQQAVIDSRAACTSVDAGAGTGKTTTMLLRIERAIDRGDIDPDDVLVLTFANEAASSIRDAVAERLDPEAAAAIDVYTYHSFCYRLVREYAYYLGYSPEFDVITERKRRRIVGRLLAGNDYDFAAASVRGDGSPEELAADVDRFIQSMSQEDITPDQLRAALPAVRTLELCNQFVLWLERRARADLSFDNEALRYFNSDDHLEAARESLVGYGKLLEYCREQIAEAPAAFREDDVVRDVDRYLRVLQDCVTTTIDVLDLEDPTTKQLPRALFGNEIWRTATERIEQSPFGRLKHYIEFLRLARHYTDVYADYHDHLERERTLDFDELVRTATELLDDPEIAAEITSQWTQVYCDEFQDTDETQFALITELTDGPDRPDLLAIGDKDQAIYGWRGTDREGLDRLADAYDDHEAIELELNFRSRQEILDLTNHCEYGPQSTKTLREDGRTPGEYATDDEESDRTNGPPDRVVKIESDEIDRSTAEQVATTVSRLLNDDAENIPQRTLEDIAVIVRTNRHAQAVADELRDRQIPYEISGTPRGEIQPGIRTLLSYLRVLVDSDADAHLRRVLLYRYRLSESDLATLQGQTGSLYDAVMTIDSATLESPDRLVRARSHLQTLSTYRDVYPLSGFFSRFRELTRLEWFLTAAERDELERVERFVEAYTADSVIQTLTPRFVDALEGTLEGTGTDRTRGTQSTDSVDVMTVHQAKGLEFDTVLVPYLSDEEWCVERDYAERAQYRLLAAALDDETDSPLCADLATETVGEEWRVLHVALTRAENHLFVFGSEYDYDGEEGELAASTAEACLASEIEWSVTGERMNLWASLRASFERVRETYPATVIDRTDELALSASRNPGTITYYAGYDDRRHEPLETREAIRTVHRLGRLLRKGALLPAADAASHGRLERETEGVTQSVPSGRRASALTTETVRFPVETLSNATELPVAMRHSYTAMETHDTCPRKHYLDHVVRATDDPLASLPDADPVGKTGSRLVGTLFHDIAEEAFYREYRTIAEWRTAAIRQLTARDLLEHREAVLACIRRYFEASASAFDAPVADWEQVAAELPFTLEDIDGVTGSLVGYIDSIRRTPDGDLAVLDYKATAERIDPADATQLALYARACEQRFDEPLSVVGYVYVGDVDGPRVDLIHPDDLPPWSVVRETLTAVDDPSLEETTPGEHCQYCPHRSLGCAPEEYTNAGGAPDDVDARLQPSE; this is encoded by the coding sequence ATGGGTGAACGCCGGCCAGCTGCCGTCGACGAACCGAAAGGGAACCAGCAGGCCGTCATCGACAGCCGAGCGGCCTGTACCTCCGTCGACGCCGGCGCGGGGACGGGCAAGACGACGACGATGCTGCTGCGGATCGAGCGGGCGATCGACCGGGGCGACATCGACCCCGACGACGTCCTCGTACTGACGTTCGCGAACGAGGCCGCCAGCAGTATCCGCGATGCGGTCGCCGAGCGCCTCGATCCCGAGGCCGCAGCGGCGATCGACGTCTACACCTATCACTCGTTTTGTTACCGGCTGGTCCGCGAGTACGCCTACTACCTCGGCTACTCCCCCGAGTTCGACGTGATCACAGAACGCAAACGGCGGCGGATCGTCGGCCGACTGCTCGCCGGCAACGACTACGACTTCGCGGCCGCGTCGGTACGCGGCGACGGCTCGCCCGAGGAGCTTGCAGCCGACGTCGACCGGTTCATCCAGTCGATGAGTCAGGAGGACATCACGCCCGACCAGCTCCGAGCCGCGCTGCCGGCCGTCCGCACCCTCGAGCTCTGTAACCAGTTCGTGCTCTGGCTCGAACGCCGGGCGCGAGCCGACCTCTCGTTCGACAACGAGGCGCTTCGCTACTTCAACAGCGACGACCACCTCGAGGCGGCCCGGGAGTCGCTGGTCGGCTACGGCAAACTTCTCGAGTACTGTCGTGAGCAGATCGCGGAGGCCCCGGCGGCGTTCCGCGAGGACGACGTCGTCCGTGACGTCGATCGATACCTCCGGGTGTTACAGGACTGTGTGACGACCACGATCGACGTGCTCGACCTCGAGGACCCGACGACGAAACAGCTGCCGCGGGCGCTGTTCGGCAACGAGATCTGGCGGACAGCGACCGAACGGATCGAGCAGAGCCCGTTCGGGCGGTTGAAACACTACATCGAGTTCCTGCGACTCGCGCGCCACTACACCGACGTCTACGCCGACTACCACGACCACCTCGAGCGCGAACGAACGCTGGATTTCGACGAACTGGTGCGAACGGCGACGGAACTGCTCGACGACCCCGAAATCGCCGCCGAAATCACGAGCCAGTGGACGCAGGTCTACTGCGACGAGTTCCAGGATACCGACGAGACGCAGTTCGCGCTCATCACCGAACTGACGGACGGTCCCGACAGACCCGACTTACTAGCAATTGGTGACAAAGATCAAGCAATTTACGGCTGGCGGGGCACCGACCGGGAAGGGCTCGACAGACTCGCCGACGCGTACGACGACCACGAGGCGATCGAACTCGAGCTCAACTTCCGCTCGCGCCAGGAGATCCTCGATCTGACGAATCACTGTGAGTACGGCCCCCAGTCGACGAAGACGCTCCGCGAGGACGGGCGCACACCCGGAGAGTACGCGACCGACGACGAGGAAAGCGACCGCACAAACGGGCCGCCGGACCGCGTCGTCAAGATCGAAAGCGACGAGATCGACCGCTCGACGGCCGAACAGGTCGCAACGACCGTCTCGCGGCTCCTGAACGACGACGCAGAAAATATCCCCCAGCGCACGCTCGAGGACATCGCGGTCATCGTGCGGACGAACCGCCATGCACAGGCGGTCGCCGACGAACTGCGAGACCGACAGATCCCCTACGAGATTTCGGGCACCCCACGCGGCGAAATCCAGCCGGGAATCCGGACGCTGCTGTCGTATCTGCGCGTGCTCGTCGATTCGGACGCCGATGCCCATCTCCGCCGCGTGTTGCTCTACCGGTACCGCCTCTCCGAGAGCGACCTCGCGACGCTGCAGGGCCAGACCGGATCGCTGTACGATGCCGTGATGACGATCGATTCAGCGACCCTCGAGTCTCCCGACCGCCTCGTGCGAGCGCGCTCGCACCTCCAGACACTTTCGACGTATCGGGACGTCTACCCGCTGTCGGGCTTTTTCAGCCGGTTTCGTGAACTGACGCGGCTCGAGTGGTTCCTCACAGCGGCGGAACGAGACGAACTCGAGCGCGTCGAGCGCTTCGTCGAGGCGTACACCGCCGACTCGGTGATTCAGACGCTGACGCCACGCTTTGTCGACGCGCTGGAGGGCACGCTCGAGGGGACCGGCACCGACCGAACGCGGGGGACGCAGTCGACCGATTCGGTCGACGTGATGACCGTCCACCAGGCCAAAGGCCTCGAATTCGACACTGTCCTCGTGCCCTACCTCTCCGACGAGGAGTGGTGTGTCGAACGTGATTACGCCGAGCGGGCCCAGTACCGGCTGCTCGCGGCGGCACTCGACGACGAGACCGACTCGCCGCTGTGTGCCGACCTCGCGACCGAGACCGTCGGCGAGGAGTGGCGCGTGTTGCACGTCGCGCTCACCCGCGCCGAGAACCACCTGTTCGTCTTCGGTTCCGAGTACGACTACGACGGCGAGGAGGGCGAACTCGCGGCGTCGACCGCCGAGGCGTGTCTGGCGAGCGAAATCGAGTGGTCGGTCACCGGCGAACGGATGAACCTCTGGGCATCGCTGCGGGCGAGCTTCGAACGTGTCCGGGAGACGTATCCCGCTACCGTCATCGACCGAACCGACGAACTCGCGCTGTCGGCCAGCCGCAACCCCGGGACGATCACCTACTATGCCGGCTACGACGACCGCCGGCACGAACCCCTCGAGACGCGCGAGGCGATTCGGACGGTCCATCGGCTGGGTCGCTTGCTCCGCAAAGGGGCGTTGCTACCGGCAGCCGACGCGGCGAGTCACGGTCGCCTCGAGCGCGAAACCGAGGGAGTGACGCAGTCGGTGCCGAGCGGTCGCCGGGCATCCGCGCTGACGACCGAGACGGTTCGGTTCCCCGTCGAGACGCTCTCGAACGCGACCGAGCTGCCGGTCGCAATGCGCCACAGCTACACGGCGATGGAGACCCACGACACCTGTCCGCGAAAGCACTACCTCGACCACGTCGTGCGGGCAACCGACGATCCGCTGGCGTCGCTCCCCGACGCCGACCCAGTCGGCAAGACGGGCTCGCGGCTCGTCGGCACGCTCTTCCACGACATCGCCGAGGAGGCGTTCTACCGGGAGTATCGAACCATAGCGGAGTGGCGAACGGCCGCCATCCGACAGCTGACCGCGCGTGATCTACTCGAGCACCGCGAAGCCGTGTTAGCCTGCATCAGACGCTACTTCGAGGCGAGTGCGTCCGCGTTCGATGCACCGGTCGCCGACTGGGAGCAGGTCGCCGCGGAACTCCCCTTCACGCTCGAGGACATCGACGGCGTCACCGGCAGCCTCGTGGGCTACATCGACTCGATCCGGCGAACGCCGGACGGTGACCTCGCCGTCCTCGACTACAAGGCGACGGCCGAGCGGATCGACCCCGCCGACGCGACACAGTTAGCGCTGTACGCCCGCGCCTGCGAGCAGCGCTTCGACGAGCCACTCTCGGTCGTCGGCTACGTCTACGTCGGCGACGTCGACGGGCCGCGCGTCGACCTCATCCACCCCGACGACCTCCCGCCGTGGTCGGTCGTCCGCGAGACGCTTACCGCAGTCGACGACCCCTCGCTCGAGGAGACGACGCCGGGCGAGCACTGTCAGTACTGTCCGCATCGGTCGCTGGGCTGTGCGCCCGAGGAGTACACGAACGCGGGCGGCGCGCCCGACGACGTGGACGCCCGCCTGCAGCCGAGCGAGTGA
- a CDS encoding 8-oxo-dGTP diphosphatase, whose translation MRETTLCFPMRERSDDGTEVLLIEKRRGLGEGWYNGPGGKLEAGETPRECAVRETREEVGLEVEPGALEKAGELTFLLDGEAHTFCHVYRTRSFTGEPTTSDEAYPEWVAVDDVPYEQMWDDDHLWLPGVLEGKTVAGEFRFEGGKPLDKAEFVGHDLEWGVSFAAGQK comes from the coding sequence ATGCGCGAGACGACGCTGTGTTTTCCGATGCGGGAGAGAAGCGACGATGGGACGGAGGTGCTCTTGATCGAGAAGCGACGTGGCCTCGGTGAAGGGTGGTACAACGGCCCCGGCGGGAAACTCGAGGCCGGCGAAACCCCGCGCGAGTGTGCCGTCCGGGAGACCCGCGAAGAGGTCGGTCTCGAGGTCGAACCCGGTGCGCTCGAGAAGGCGGGCGAACTCACCTTTCTGCTCGACGGCGAGGCACACACGTTCTGTCACGTCTACCGCACGCGGTCGTTTACTGGCGAGCCAACCACCTCGGACGAGGCGTATCCCGAGTGGGTCGCGGTCGACGACGTGCCCTACGAGCAGATGTGGGACGACGACCACCTCTGGCTTCCGGGCGTCCTCGAGGGAAAGACCGTCGCCGGCGAGTTTCGATTCGAGGGCGGGAAACCGCTGGACAAGGCCGAATTCGTCGGGCACGATCTCGAGTGGGGTGTCTCGTTTGCAGCCGGTCAAAAATAG
- a CDS encoding quinone oxidoreductase family protein: MKAIQVADYGNSDQLEVVDADLPEPGAGEVRLEVEAAGINFADIMQRRGVYPGGPDAPYVPGMEAAGTIDVTGEDVDLDEGDRVVAMLNGGGYAEYATANAQMLFPIPEGMRFEEAAGFPVQFLTAHSCLFEWGGLEEGESVLIQAAAGGVGTAAVQLASNHGAEVFGTASTQEKLDLAAELGCDHPINYTETDFREVVDDETDGEGVDLVLESVGDDVFERSLDAMAHFGRMVTYGVASGVPAAAENRRLLFENKTVSGFHLGQAATHDPSRIMKAVPELTEGLTTGDLEVIVGESFALEDAAEAHQYIEDRKSSGKVVLKP; the protein is encoded by the coding sequence ATGAAAGCGATCCAGGTAGCCGACTACGGCAACAGCGATCAACTCGAAGTCGTCGACGCCGACCTGCCGGAACCGGGGGCCGGCGAGGTCCGCCTCGAGGTCGAAGCGGCGGGAATCAACTTCGCGGATATCATGCAACGCCGCGGCGTCTATCCCGGCGGTCCCGACGCGCCATACGTCCCCGGCATGGAGGCTGCGGGCACGATCGACGTGACTGGAGAGGACGTCGACCTGGACGAAGGTGACCGCGTCGTCGCGATGCTCAACGGCGGCGGCTACGCCGAGTACGCGACCGCGAACGCCCAGATGCTCTTCCCGATTCCGGAGGGGATGCGCTTCGAGGAAGCCGCCGGCTTCCCCGTCCAGTTTCTCACCGCCCACAGCTGTCTGTTCGAGTGGGGCGGCCTCGAGGAAGGCGAATCGGTCCTGATCCAGGCCGCCGCGGGCGGGGTCGGAACGGCCGCGGTCCAGCTCGCCTCGAACCACGGCGCGGAGGTCTTCGGCACCGCGAGCACCCAGGAAAAGCTCGACCTCGCCGCCGAGTTGGGCTGCGACCATCCGATCAACTACACCGAGACCGACTTCCGCGAGGTCGTCGACGACGAAACGGACGGCGAGGGCGTCGACCTCGTCTTGGAGAGCGTCGGTGATGACGTCTTCGAACGCAGCCTCGACGCGATGGCCCATTTCGGCCGCATGGTCACCTACGGCGTCGCCAGCGGCGTTCCAGCCGCAGCCGAAAATCGCCGCCTCCTGTTCGAGAACAAGACCGTTTCAGGCTTCCACCTCGGTCAGGCCGCCACCCACGACCCGAGTCGGATCATGAAGGCCGTCCCCGAACTCACCGAGGGGCTGACGACCGGCGACCTCGAGGTCATCGTCGGCGAGTCGTTCGCACTCGAGGACGCAGCCGAGGCCCACCAGTACATCGAGGATCGCAAGAGCTCCGGCAAAGTCGTGCTCAAACCCTAA